ACGCATGCGTGCAGGCGATGGATGACTGCACCGCTGTACTGGTTAAGATCGCGGAGAAATACGGAAAACTCAGCAATGGGTGATCTTATGGGCCGCACCAACCGGAGCTTGCAGGATAAAATCGTCTTGATTACCGGCGCTTCCAGCGGACTGGGCGAGCAGATTGCCTACCAGGCAGCTTCCGAAAAAGCGATTGTTATCCTCGCTGCCAGGCGCAGGGAGCGCCTGGAGCAGATTGAA
The sequence above is drawn from the Bacillota bacterium genome and encodes:
- a CDS encoding SDR family NAD(P)-dependent oxidoreductase codes for the protein MGRTNRSLQDKIVLITGASSGLGEQIAYQAASEKAIVILAARRRERLEQIE